From a region of the Chitinophagales bacterium genome:
- a CDS encoding dipeptidase has product MDVLPYLNQHKQRFLDELFEVLRIPSVSADPKFSDDVFKAAEFMKKKLIEAGAEHVELIPTEGFPVVYGDKIIDAKLPTVLVYGHYDVQPADPYELWNSPPFEPEIREENIYARGSCDDKGQVFMHIKALEIMMRTNSLPCNVKFMIEGEEEVGSAHLNDFLAKNKDRLKADVVLVSDTSMIANDCPSITIGLRGLSYNEVEITGPNRDLHSGVYGGAVANPINVLSRMIASLKDENFRITIPGFYDDVIEYSAAERAEMAKRPFSLDAYKEELGISDIEGEAGYTTIERATIRPCLDCNGIWGGYTGAGAKTVLPSKATAKISMRLVPNQSSEKITELFRKHIMSIAPASVTVKVTAHHGGEAVVTPTDSIAFAAANKAMEHTFGKKAIPTFEGGSIPVVASFESILGLKSILLGFGLDTDALHSPNEHYGLFNFYKGIETIPFFYQYFTELSSKKG; this is encoded by the coding sequence ATGGATGTATTACCCTATCTCAATCAGCACAAACAGCGTTTCCTGGATGAACTGTTCGAAGTGCTTCGCATACCATCGGTTAGTGCCGATCCGAAATTCAGCGATGATGTGTTTAAGGCGGCGGAGTTTATGAAGAAAAAACTCATAGAAGCCGGTGCAGAACATGTTGAACTGATACCGACAGAGGGCTTCCCGGTAGTATATGGTGATAAGATCATTGACGCTAAACTGCCAACAGTACTGGTATATGGACATTACGATGTGCAGCCCGCTGATCCGTATGAACTTTGGAACTCACCGCCCTTCGAGCCGGAAATCAGGGAGGAAAATATTTACGCACGCGGTTCCTGTGATGACAAAGGACAGGTGTTCATGCACATCAAAGCGCTGGAAATTATGATGCGGACAAATTCTCTTCCATGCAATGTAAAATTTATGATAGAAGGAGAAGAGGAAGTTGGTTCAGCGCATTTAAATGATTTCCTCGCTAAGAATAAAGACCGGCTCAAAGCGGATGTCGTGCTTGTTTCTGATACTTCCATGATTGCCAATGACTGCCCTTCCATTACGATCGGCCTTCGCGGCTTAAGTTATAATGAAGTGGAAATTACCGGGCCAAACCGCGATCTGCATTCGGGTGTTTATGGCGGAGCAGTGGCAAATCCGATTAATGTTTTGTCAAGGATGATTGCTTCGCTGAAAGATGAAAATTTCCGTATCACCATTCCGGGATTTTATGATGATGTGATTGAATACAGTGCGGCCGAAAGAGCCGAGATGGCAAAGCGGCCGTTCAGCCTCGACGCATATAAGGAAGAATTAGGCATAAGTGATATTGAAGGTGAAGCCGGCTATACAACGATTGAACGTGCAACAATCCGGCCCTGCCTCGATTGCAATGGCATCTGGGGCGGTTATACAGGTGCAGGCGCTAAAACGGTGTTGCCGTCGAAAGCAACAGCGAAAATCTCTATGCGGTTGGTTCCTAATCAGTCGTCAGAAAAAATTACCGAGCTCTTCCGTAAGCACATCATGTCGATTGCTCCTGCTTCTGTTACTGTTAAAGTTACAGCACATCACGGTGGTGAGGCAGTTGTCACGCCTACTGATTCTATTGCTTTCGCCGCTGCGAATAAAGCGATGGAACACACTTTTGGCAAGAAGGCAATTCCCACCTTCGAAGGTGGCAGCATTCCTGTTGTAGCTTCCTTCGAAAGCATACTGGGTTTGAAATCGATATTACTGGGATTTGGACTTGATACTGATGCGCTGCATTCGCCCAATGAACATTACGGCTTGTTCAATTTCTACAAGGGCATTGAAACGATTCCCTTCTTCTACCAATACTTTACCGAGTTAAGCAGTAAGAAAGGATAG
- a CDS encoding rhodanese-like domain-containing protein encodes MKSILWLTCCIVQSYFACSQVKDPAYGLMLQHLLSHSVREISVQEAAEKSAGIIFLDAREKDEFEVSHLKNALPVGYDQFTLNTVKGIDKDARIVVYCSVGYRSEKVAEQLKNAGFSHVANLYGGIFEWVNENHPVYDQSGKITGNVHAYDHTWGVWLQKGEKIY; translated from the coding sequence ATGAAATCAATTTTATGGCTGACTTGCTGCATCGTGCAGAGCTATTTCGCCTGCTCACAGGTAAAAGATCCGGCTTACGGACTGATGCTTCAGCATCTGCTTTCACATTCCGTGCGTGAAATCAGCGTGCAGGAAGCGGCGGAAAAATCTGCCGGTATAATTTTTCTTGATGCCCGTGAAAAGGACGAATTTGAAGTGAGTCACCTGAAAAATGCATTGCCGGTCGGTTACGATCAATTTACCCTGAATACGGTGAAAGGAATTGATAAAGATGCGCGGATAGTGGTTTACTGTTCGGTAGGATACAGGAGTGAAAAAGTTGCTGAACAGCTTAAGAACGCAGGTTTTTCCCATGTCGCCAATTTGTATGGCGGAATTTTTGAATGGGTGAATGAGAATCATCCGGTCTATGATCAGTCGGGAAAGATCACCGGCAACGTGCACGCTTATGATCATACCTGGGGAGTATGGTTGCAGAAAGGGGAGAAGATTTATTGA
- the lpxB gene encoding lipid-A-disaccharide synthase: MRYYIIAGEASGDLHAANLVHAIKKIQPGATFRGIGGDLMNAEGVTLIKHYRETAFMGFLEVILNLRKILGFIELVKSDLDAWKPEAIILVDYPGFNLRIAAYARQQKLKVFYYISPQVWAWKASRVKKIKRDVDQLFVILPFEKEFYKKWNYDVTFVGHPLLDAMSRFTHEPLNLSSAKPVVALLPGSRKQEIATMLPLMLQMIAHFREVQFVVAAVNSIEEGFYRDLTADSGVQILFNKTYPLLAHAQAALVTSGTATLEAALFNVPEVVCYKGNALSFWIGKQLVDVKYISLVNLVLDRPLVKELIQQELTIENLRAELQKLLYDEACRSAILNGYHALRQQLGGAGASAKTAELIVKATLVN, encoded by the coding sequence ATGCGGTATTATATCATTGCCGGTGAAGCCTCCGGCGACTTGCACGCAGCTAACCTCGTACATGCTATAAAGAAAATTCAGCCCGGAGCAACCTTTCGCGGTATTGGTGGTGACCTGATGAATGCAGAAGGCGTAACGCTGATTAAACATTACCGCGAAACTGCCTTTATGGGTTTCCTCGAGGTGATCCTGAACCTGCGTAAAATTCTTGGCTTTATTGAACTTGTTAAAAGTGATCTCGATGCATGGAAGCCGGAAGCGATCATTCTCGTCGATTATCCCGGATTTAACCTGAGAATTGCCGCCTATGCCCGCCAGCAAAAGCTGAAAGTATTCTATTACATCTCTCCACAGGTTTGGGCATGGAAAGCTTCGCGTGTTAAGAAAATTAAGCGCGACGTGGATCAGCTGTTTGTGATTCTGCCATTTGAAAAGGAATTCTATAAAAAATGGAACTATGACGTCACCTTTGTCGGGCATCCGTTATTGGATGCGATGTCACGGTTTACGCATGAGCCGCTTAATCTTTCATCAGCTAAGCCGGTTGTAGCCTTATTACCGGGTTCGAGGAAACAGGAAATTGCAACCATGCTTCCGCTGATGTTGCAGATGATTGCACATTTCAGAGAGGTGCAATTTGTAGTGGCTGCCGTAAACTCAATTGAGGAAGGTTTTTATCGTGACCTGACGGCGGACTCCGGTGTGCAGATACTTTTTAATAAGACGTATCCGTTGCTGGCGCATGCGCAGGCTGCCCTTGTCACTTCAGGCACAGCAACACTGGAAGCTGCATTGTTTAATGTTCCGGAAGTGGTTTGTTACAAAGGCAATGCACTCTCTTTCTGGATCGGTAAACAGCTGGTAGATGTAAAGTATATTTCACTGGTGAATCTGGTGCTTGATCGGCCCCTGGTGAAAGAATTGATTCAGCAGGAATTAACTATTGAAAACCTCAGGGCCGAATTGCAGAAGTTGCTGTATGATGAAGCCTGCAGGTCGGCAATTTTGAATGGCTATCATGCCCTGCGGCAGCAATTGGGTGGAGCAGGGGCCTCTGCAAAAACTGCGGAATTGATCGTAAAAGCAACACTCGTAAATTGA
- the surE gene encoding 5'/3'-nucleotidase SurE, whose product MTTKKSKPIILVTNDDGITSPGIRVLVEEMRHLGKVIVVAPDSPQSGMGHAITIDEPLRIEHVKMFEDVESYQCTGTPVDCVKLAVDKIIKGKPDLCVSGVNHGSNSSINVIYSGTMSAAMEAAIEGIDAIGFSYLNYSFEADMALPRRVIREVTPQVIKNGLPRHILLNVNIPDVPESGYKGIKVCRQAVAKWQEEFTERIDPRGKKYYWLTGNFVNKDMGDDTDEWALQNGFASVVPVQFDLTAHHAIPDIINNWKLND is encoded by the coding sequence ATGACTACAAAGAAATCGAAGCCAATCATTCTTGTCACTAACGATGATGGCATCACTTCACCCGGCATAAGAGTGCTGGTAGAAGAAATGCGGCACCTTGGCAAAGTGATCGTGGTTGCACCGGACAGCCCGCAATCAGGTATGGGCCATGCCATCACCATCGACGAACCCCTGCGGATTGAGCATGTGAAAATGTTTGAAGACGTTGAATCTTATCAATGTACCGGAACACCCGTTGATTGTGTAAAACTGGCGGTGGATAAGATTATTAAAGGAAAGCCTGACCTGTGTGTTTCAGGCGTCAATCATGGATCAAACTCTTCCATCAATGTAATTTACTCGGGAACCATGTCAGCTGCTATGGAGGCTGCAATAGAAGGCATTGATGCCATCGGTTTTTCCTACCTGAATTATTCGTTTGAAGCCGACATGGCTTTACCGAGAAGGGTGATAAGGGAGGTTACACCACAGGTTATCAAGAATGGCTTACCCAGGCATATCCTGTTAAATGTAAATATTCCTGATGTTCCCGAATCAGGTTATAAGGGCATTAAAGTTTGCCGTCAGGCTGTCGCCAAATGGCAGGAAGAATTTACGGAACGCATTGATCCGAGAGGGAAGAAATACTATTGGCTCACCGGTAACTTTGTCAATAAAGATATGGGAGATGATACCGATGAGTGGGCTTTGCAAAACGGATTTGCTTCGGTTGTTCCGGTACAATTCGATCTTACAGCACATCATGCCATTCCCGATATCATCAATAATTGGAAACTAAATGATTAA
- a CDS encoding sterol desaturase family protein has protein sequence MKIKNKGQATMFQSKWLEGMTKTSPQVIFSIYLPIVVGMLCYGYFSLQINLLVVAGLYFAGMFFWTFFEYLMHRFVFHHHSDNPKMQKFMYTAHGVHHEFPRDKDRLFMPPIPSLFLATLIFSSFYLVLHHYAFVFFPGFLTGYLAYGSMHYAIHAMAPPFRFMKSWWRYHHLHHYKSPDKGFGVSSPMWDHVFGSVPKHEGKFNNPEEN, from the coding sequence ATGAAAATTAAGAATAAAGGCCAGGCCACAATGTTTCAGTCAAAGTGGCTGGAAGGCATGACCAAAACAAGCCCGCAAGTGATCTTCAGCATTTACCTGCCGATTGTGGTTGGCATGTTATGCTACGGATACTTTTCCCTTCAAATCAACCTATTGGTGGTAGCAGGACTTTATTTCGCAGGCATGTTTTTCTGGACGTTTTTTGAATACCTGATGCACCGGTTTGTGTTTCATCATCATTCCGATAATCCCAAGATGCAGAAATTCATGTACACAGCACATGGTGTTCACCATGAATTCCCAAGGGATAAAGACCGTTTATTCATGCCGCCCATACCTTCCCTTTTTCTTGCAACACTTATTTTTTCTTCTTTTTACCTGGTGCTTCATCACTATGCTTTTGTTTTCTTTCCCGGATTTTTAACGGGTTACCTTGCTTATGGATCCATGCACTATGCCATTCATGCAATGGCACCACCATTCAGGTTTATGAAATCGTGGTGGAGATATCACCATCTGCACCACTACAAATCACCGGATAAGGGTTTTGGTGTTTCTTCTCCCATGTGGGATCATGTCTTCGGATCAGTACCGAAGCATGAAGGCAAATTCAACAATCCGGAAGAAAACTGA